AAGGACTTAATGTTAGCCAATATACGGCAACTACTCTAGACGTCCTGAAGAATTCTGGAATTATTGAAATCCTTGAAGTCGGTGGTATGTTTCAGTACTAGTTATGCTTGTCTATTTTTGTTACCATTATTTGCGATAAAGAATTCAAACCGTTTGTGGTACATTATCTAAACCTTCATGTAACTTTATATCTTTTGAAGGTTACCGATATTTTTAAACGTTCCCTGTCATAGCATGTCTTAAAAcggaattttttattttgaatttaaataaattatgtcATAAATGTATGTAATGAAGTTAACCACTATTATAGATTTTCAGACATGATTATTCCAAAAATTGCGAATTACATTTTATTACGTTGTtagataacaaaatcaaattttgcaATATCATGATGCCTTGTGACgtcaataaacataatatacaatAACTTATATCAATCACACTTATTTAACACTAAAATAAGGAGACGCGTCACACGCGTACTAAGTTTCGTGTTAAAGCCCGAAAAATCCCTGACGTAGCAAGATTGTATACTGAGTCGACagcaaataaagaaataaagttCACATAGTActcaaaagacaaaaacaactccacgatcaaaagaaaaaaatacctcCATGACCAACAGAAAACAGATAACGTTAACAACGCCATGACAAtgaaaaaaccaacaacagATAAACATGATTCGTCTTGACAATTTTAATatagctgggtttttttttgacaatattaaatttaaatgtgagTTCTAGAAACAGTTTGCCGTTGCtatcattttaaatcaaattaaaaattaattaaaaactgaatgCGACTGTCCATGTTAATCTTTAATATTCTCCGGTGTATTTCCAGGTCCATTTACCTTCTTCAGTCCAGACCGATTAGCATTTGAACGACTCGGTGATACATTCAacaaaaaatttagaaatgacaCCAAGGCAATGGCAGATTTCATCAAATTCCACACCGTGCGTCACGTATACACGTTTGACGAACTTCATGTCAATGAAAAGACGTTATGGACGCTGCATCCACAACGAATCCGGTTAAACTACTACAGAAATGGAGATGTGAGTTTTTACGTTGTTTTATTGgtgctttgtatatatatgtaatgttttgaaaaatgtttagaTATATAATGTGCACATGTTTCTGACTGGATGCATCTTAAAACACCAATTAGAAAATAGAGAATAATCCTTATTATTTTAGAACATACATGTTGTATTTGTATACTTAAGTGTCTTTCTCAGATAAATCCATGCAAAGTCATCCAGATTATTGGATTGACATGTAGGTTGCCGTTATTtgtcaaaacattcaaaatggaTGACAGATACGTCCTTCTAAAGATTCAGGTCTCTTAAAGAAACACTGAAGATACCGAAGGGACAACTAACAATGTCATGGTTAAAACGGAAAAGACATGCAAACAAACAAcagaacacaaaacacaatataaaaacaccaaaagactgagcaacacgaacatCTATGCGCAAAactgcacatttttttaatgaagtaATTGCATGATGTATGTTGCCAAAATTGTCAAgattaaagagaaaaaaaaacagatcaaaGGTAAATACTGCCAAATAAGCATGCCCATGGGATTTTGCAACCCTCCTTAGAGTGTACAAACAAATGGCAATTGATATTTCTGTTTCTTCTATTACAGACACTGCTTATACAGGGATCAAGagtaatggctaaaaatatgCGAACAAAGAATGGCATTATTCATGTTGTTCATGATGCCTTTTTCCCGCCAATTGGAAACATTATGGACGTCCTATATAATGACCCAGACTATACTACATTTATTCATGCATTACAAATAACAGGCATGATAAAGAGCATGCAAGATGGTAtgcaattattaaaattattttaatatatggaTCTCAAAATCATTACCAATGTTGATACAGACACATCAgaatgtatatgtataaatatgGGCACAACTCACGAGGCTTGCACCTAGATTGAAGTTTacgtttttgaagaaaaaaaatattgctgttCTTGTATGGTTTGGAAAAAAAGTGGTAACTCATGATAGGCCAAAAACAAGTGTAAGAACATTGAAGAGGACCATCCATTATCAACAAATAATGAAAGTGACCAGTATGCTTTAACAAATAGACTATAACTTTATACCTAAGTATTTTTTAGGAAAAGGGGCGTGGGCAAGGATGTTATTAGAATAAAGGCAGGATAGGAGTTCTGAGTAAAAAAGGCAggaatggtagctccctaaaacagaaatttaacaaaaacgtGTTATTCTAATACACCGAGATACCGGGGagattgttaaattttaaaagataaaatttaatatatctgGAAACTATGGTTTTGATGTCAGTATGAAATCAGGGCAAGTAAAAACAATCGATTCTTGTGAAATCTCCAGGGTCCGACTATTTAAACACGTACCTGACACAAGCCAGATTGACCACAAACTGTCATGGGTCATCTTTGCATGTAAAACTCGCAACTTTTATAGCTTAATCTCGATTTCCGTGGCatcataataatttataattggaaaaataaaataaatgtattcgAACATAATTTTCATAATGTTGGCTGTGTACTGTTCTGAACGAGTAATACATTtatcttgattaaaaaaaaaaatttagttaattAGAGGTATACACAGTGTAACTGATTACCAACATATAAACTTACAAGAATTGATGTTTCAGGGGGACCATTTACCGTATTTGCACCAGAAAATACAGCATTTGTTAGATTTGGAGTCGATGAATGGCAAAAACTTCAAACAAATGTGACAAATCTACGAAGTAAGTAACATAACTCTGAACGGCTTCAGCTTCGAAATTAGAATTTAAGAAATGTAATCTCTGGTCATattcttacatttttttaatcatatagtTACCAAGATATTAACAGGGAGACGGTTGTTTTAAACCGTTTTCTAGTACACAAAAtaagtgtgtttttttaatattcttaaaATCAA
This Mytilus trossulus isolate FHL-02 chromosome 14, PNRI_Mtr1.1.1.hap1, whole genome shotgun sequence DNA region includes the following protein-coding sequences:
- the LOC134695935 gene encoding transforming growth factor-beta-induced protein ig-h3-like produces the protein MAASGLLIFLVIFSTLAADDTIQDGGGFVFSNLVQGLNVSQYTATTLDVLKNSGIIEILEVGGPFTFFSPDRLAFERLGDTFNKKFRNDTKAMADFIKFHTVRHVYTFDELHVNEKTLWTLHPQRIRLNYYRNGDTLLIQGSRVMAKNMRTKNGIIHVVHDAFFPPIGNIMDVLYNDPDYTTFIHALQITGMIKSMQDGGPFTVFAPENTAFVRFGVDEWQKLQTNVTNLRKVLEYHVIRGTIYSVGVQDQSYPSLYRRSPLKLTSTIMGDKIYANGAVVKEKDTHATNGVVHKLTKLLTPADLFDVIHFKEPYGSNKNTNYSQIVG